In the Pleuronectes platessa chromosome 8, fPlePla1.1, whole genome shotgun sequence genome, one interval contains:
- the atg2a gene encoding autophagy-related protein 2 homolog A isoform X1 — translation MSRWLFPWSGSIKKRACRYLLQHYLGHFLQERLSLDQLGLDLYNGSGVIKEINLDVWAVNELLESLGAPLEIVDGFVSSIVVTIPWQALLTDHCTLEISGLQITCRPKYRTSGGWDSQGWSTSMTSSMQLAQECLKDPPEASEEPPAPLEGLEMFAQTIETVLRRIKVTFIDTIVRIEHQPQDLETGIALEMHIKRLEYFDEAVRDPASQTAVPVDIHQPPAFLHKILQLSAVQLFYDSNGTVQSFPVQVHPDSAQASEGEEEEEEEEEEEEEEEEEEEGGEEVDDAEPKPLAAPHCPPSQPLLIGSCSGFIETTVKIKKNDMLPGPKLELDGKVGCVHMLLTPDQITHLTDLLAALCIETEPDTKCGGVHSRPLDSDDLRLIEDDLSKQLGSSPRDREWDEEPDLEPYVTGLENGEMFFSMGPAGMSSSVTSVRSGSELSDSDMESSTHSLASFTQPVSLSGQGMMNCPRRYPVAGSLSNLPQASSRTRGRSHSGQSEQLKPEALLRLTLGGLTLTLLQEDQPTSLDRASSLTQVSQVFFRELAFFKDSMFSERDFQHLRVGFAKACPHSHLRLTGAAVQVACETRSGRRHSRAVTSDLSFSRLELLECLWEDGNPQYSELLQFQKSGLFTIGAAARPCAQLHYSLSERTLRKGKQRVVRRDSVVRVELGELCAELDLDILSRLGNLSKAFSHCPTQRAGPGLVQTQSSELCSSFTLLSPHAVLRLRFPIPDLRPLPERRPPTQRAVRQEILVLELTDLELKHQEAPDLQGSQTTPGQPWAPCLTQLLEASFTDLHGSYEGWEGGSFPCIRVKRNRDSLPRLSVHVRGGEAQGPATGLSGTNLIRDLGAAFFESHCELNDKASSPFSSNRTMFETEEMVIPADPEEMRQFQAQCVAQCQCAVDISLPLAYILLPSKQAFQSVYNRINNDLLMWEPPPPPPPSSHSPDHSRHRLDEFQLCKSAFRLDSDSEEEEPPFYLASESAGKSGLRPNHNLSLLSLTVIIGQGRLQARTDRKEDQSHGEIVLDLEGGKIFSVAQHQNDPNLNFLCLESRRVELYHKAVVKDTPIPQRLEMPSFTPPKHLDPTIYPTEVGVSSVSGREGELQMLSTAIKITLDLERNVKEFLVAVRLQGATMRHHMTQTNQSWHEQLVDFLDVIDDPILGYTAPAVITVLHTHLATCAVDYRPLYLPLRVLFTAESFSLSSNIIVDTATFHLRFILDDSALYLSDKCEMDTVDLRRDYVCVLDIDLLELAITTWKGRDTVKLTQPLFELRCSNNVVHLHTCADSCAALVNVLQYLVAQGDLHPPLRHASPTEIAGQKLPLSETPASVLPCPPAETAEINQYDLADALIDTEKSYREDSSDPGSPSMQRGSPVSVYLFPGEASKRGPSILQAEDSELDGLVATATEAQVDMMSEEGSDGSTDNDDFCILEAPGMGIPPRDGEPVVTVLAQGPVRVKESHFSRPRGSCDLLRAPSRFPVPQSRVVLREISVVWHLYGGKDFGGKPISIHAQQANRGRSTPAGIRGSPSRSAASSRPQNSWRWAGGTGRQHTLLMEIQLTKVSFQHESYQQAVAGPDGEVSLPAVVTAGPFNEQPLSRQVFIVQELEVRDRLASSQLNKFLYLYTSESMPRRAHSSMLTVKALQLCPESGLGGPECCLRVSLLPLRLNIDQDALFFLKDFFSNLASYVNPYLPVDPATEVKADPSPKASEEGEAAAGLGPDLTASVETTFSEQSSSSAGSTSSSDQPIYFREFRFTSEVPIWLDYQGKHVVIEQGTFAGILIGLAQLNCSELKLKSLCCRHGLLGVDKVIQYAVTEWLTDIRKNQLPGLLGGVGPMHSVVQLFHGVRDLFWLPIEQYRKDGRIIRGLQRGAASFGTSTASAALELSNRLVQAIQATAETVYDILSPTPPLNRYAITEGRAPSSRPRRAAQPADLREGVAKAYDTVREGVMDTAQTLCDVASRGHEQKGLPGAVGGVLRQIPPTVVRPLIVASEATSNLLGGMRNQIKPDARKEDFLKWRTEDGQE, via the exons ATGTCTCGCTGGCTCTTCCCCTGGTCGGGCTCTATCAAGAagcgggcctgtcggtacctcTTGCAGCACTACCTCGGCCACTTTCTGCAGGAGAGGCTGAGCCTGGACCAGCTGGGCTTGGACCTGTACAACGGCAGCGGTGTCATCAAGGAAATCAACCTCGATGTCTGG GCGGTcaatgagctgctggagtctctgggAGCTCCCCTGGAGATAGTGGATGGCTTTGTGAGCAGCATAGTGGTGACCATTCCATGGCAAGCGCTCCTGACTGATCACTGCACCCTAGAAATTTCTGGTCTTCAGATAACATGTCGACCAAAGTACCGGACCA GTGGGGGCTGGGACTCCCAGGGCTGGTCAACCAGCATGACCTCCAGCATGCAGTTGGCTCAGGAGTGCTTGAAAGACCCCCCAGAGGCGTCCGAGGAGCCGCCTGCCCCACTGGAGGGGCTTGAGATGTTTGCACAAACCATTGAGACTG tccTTCGTCGTATTAAAGTCACCTTCATTGACACTATCGTTCGCATCGAGCACCAGCCCCAGGACCTGGAAACAGGCATTGCCTTAGAAATGCACATTAAACG GCTGGAGTACTTTGACGAGGCGGTGCGAGATCCAGCCAGCCAGACTGCTGTGCCAGTCGACATCCACCAGCCACCTGCCTTCCTGCACAAGATCCTCCAGCTGAGCGCTGTCCAGCTGTTTTATGACAGCAACGGCACAGTGCAG AGTTTTCCTGTGCAGGTACACCCAGATTCAGCACAGGCaagtgaaggagaggaggaagaggaagaggaggaggaggaggaggaggaagaggaagaggaggaggaggggggtgaagAAGTTGATGACGCAGAGCCAAAGCCCCTGGCTGCCCCTCACTGTCCTCCATCTCAGCCACTGCTCATAGGAAGCTGCTCTGGTTTCATCGAGACCACCGTCAAGATCAAAAAGAACGACATGCTGCCTGGACCAAAG TTGGAGTTGGATGGGAAGGTGGGCTGTGTCCACATGTTGCTGACTCCAGATCAAATAACTCATCTGACAGACCTGCTGGCAGCCCTCTGCATAGAAACTG agcCAGATACTAAGTGTGGTGGAGTCCACAGCCGCCCGTTGGACTCAGACGACCTGCGTTTGATTGAGGATGATCTCAGTAAACAGCTGGGTTCCAGTCCCAGGGACAGGGAGTGGGATGAAGAACCCGACCTGGAGCCCTATGTCACCGGCCTGGAGAATGGAG aaatgtttttctcaatgGGTCCTGCTGGGATGAGCAGTAGCGTGACATCTGTGCGATCAGGCAGCGAGCTGTCAGACAGTGATATGGAGTCCTCTACACACAGTCTTGCCAGCTTCACACAGCCTGTATCACTTTCTGGACag GGCATGATGAACTGTCCCAGGAGGTATCCTGTAGCGGGCTCTCTGTCGAATCTACCGCAGGCCAGCAGTCGCACCAGAG GACGCTCACAcagtggccaatcagagcagctgAAGCCTGAAGCTTTGTTGCGTCTGACGCTTGGCGGGCTCACCCTAACCCTTCTGCAGGAGGACCAGCCCACTAGCCTTGACAGAGCCTCATCATTGACGCAGGTGTCTCAGGTGTTCTTCCGGGAGTTGGCCTTCTTCAAAGACAGCATGTTCAGTGAGAGAGACTTCCAGCATCTGAGAGTTGGCTTTGCCAAAGCCTGTCCACACTCTCATCTGAg GCTGACGGGAGCAGCAGTGCAGGTTGCTTGTGAGACACGAAGCGGCAGGCGCCACAGCCgagctgtgacctctgacctttcctTCAGCAGACTGGAGCTGTTAGAGTGCCTCTGGGAGGACGGAAATCCTCAGTACAGTGAG CTGCTTCAGTTCCAGAAATCTGGTCTGTTCACAATTGGAGCTGCAGCCAGACCATGTGCCCAATTACACTACAGCCTCAGTGAAAGAACCCTGCGCAAG GGTAAACAGCGGGTAGTGCGGCGGGACAGTGTGGTGCGGGTGGAGCTGGGGGAGCTGTGTGCCGAGTTGGACCTGGACATCCTGAGTCGCCTGGGGAACCTGAGCAAAGCCTTCAGCCACTGCCCCACACAGAGAGCTGGACCTGGACTTGTACAG acccagagcagtgagctgtgctcctccttcaccctcctctcccCACACGCTGTCCTCAGGCTGCGTTTCCCCATTCCTGACCTGCGGCCCCTCCCTGAGCGTCGGCCCCCAACTCAGAGGGCAGTGCGGCAGGAGATCTTGGTGCTTGAGCTGACAGACCTAGAACTGAAGCACCAGGAGGCCCCGGACCTCCAGGGCAGCCAGACCACGCCGGGACAGCCGTGGGCTCCCTGCCTCACCCAGCTGCTGGAGGCCTCCTTCACCGATCTGCACG GGTCATATGAGGGCTGGGAGGGCGGCTCTTTCCCCTGCATCAGAGTGAAGAGGAACCGTGACTCTCTCCCCAG GTTATCAGTGCATGTGCGTGGAGGTGAGGCTCAAGGCCCGGCAACCGGTCTGAGTGGGACCAATCTCATCAGGGACCTGGGGGCCGCCTTCTTTGAAAGTCACTGTGAACTCAACGACAAAGCCAGCTCTCCGTTCTCCTCCAACCGCACCATGTTTGAGACTGAGGAG ATGGTGATTCCAGCCGATCCAGAGGAGATGCGTCAGTTTCAGGCGCAGTGTGTTGCTCAGTGTCAGTGTGCTGTTGACATTAGCCTGCCGCTGGCCTACATCCTTCTGCCCAGCAAACAGGCTTTCCAGAGCGTCTACAACAG GATCAACAATGACCTGTTGATGTGGgagcctcctccccctcctcccccctcaagCCACAGCCCCGACCACAGCCGCCATCGTCTTGACGAGTTCCAGCTCTGCAAGTCGGCCTTCAGACTGG ATTCTgattcagaggaggaagagcctCCATTCTACTTGGCCAGTGAATCAGCTGGAAAGTCAGGTCTGCGCCCAAACCACAACCTgagcctcctctccctcactgtGATTATCGGCCAAGGACGGCTTCAAGCcagaacagacagaaag GAGGACCAGAGTCATGGGGAGATTGTACTCGACCTGGAGGGAGGGAAGATTTTCAGTGTGGCGCAGCACCAGAATGACCCTAATCTCAATTTCCTGTGTCTGGAGAGCAGACGAGTAGAGCTCTATCACAAAG CGGTGGTAAAAGACACCCCCATCCCACAACGGTTGGAGATGCCGAGCTTCACTCCCCCAAAACACTTGGACCCTACCATCTACCCCACAGAGGTGGGTGTGAGCAGCGTGAGCGGCAGGGAGGGGGAACTACAGATGTTATCCACAGCCATCAAAATCACACTGGACCTCGAGAGGAATGTTAAG GAGTTCCTAGTTGCCGTTCGACTTCAAGGTGCCACCATGAGACATCACATGACGCAGACCAATCAGAGCTGGCATGAACAG CTGGTCGACTTCCTGGATGTCATTGATGATCCCATTCTGGGATACACAGCACCTGCTGTCATCACTGTCCTCCACACGCACCTCGCTACCTGTGCCGTCGACTACAG ACCTCTGTATCTGCCTCTGAGAGTGTTGTTCACTGCAGAGTCCTTCTCTCTGTCCAGTAACATTATCGTCGACACCGCCACCTTCCACCTCAG ATTCATCCTGGATGACTCTGCTCTCTACCTCTCTGACAAATGTGAGATGGACACCGTTGACTTGAGGAGAG attatgtgtgtgtcctggacATCGACCTGCTGGAGCTGGCCATCACCACATGGAAAGGCAGAGATACAGTTAAATTG ACTCAGCCTCTCTTCGAGCTCCGTTGCTCCAACAACGTGGTCCACCTGCACACCTGCGCTGATTCCTGCGCCGCCCTCGTTAATGTGCTGCAGTACCTGGTCGCCCAGGGGGACCTGCACCCCCCACTGCGACACGCCTCACCCACTGAGATCGCCGGCCAGAAATTACCA CTGTCAGAGACCCCTGCCTCTGTGCTGCCCTGCCCTCCAGCTGAAACCGCTGAGATAAACCAGTACGATCTGGCTGATGCCTTAATAGACACAGAGAAGAGCTACCGAGAAGACAGCTCAGATCCAG GTTCTCCCTCAATGCAGAGAGGCTCACCTGTCTCGGTTTACCTGTTCCCTGGTGAAGCCTCGAAGCGCGGCCCCTCCATCCTGCAGGCGGAGGACTCTGAGCTTGATGGATTGGTTGCCACAGCAACAGAGGCTCAGGTAGATATGATGTCGGAGGAAGGCTCAGACGGCTCCACGGACAACGACGACTTCTGCATCCTGGAGGCTCCTGGCATGGGCATTCCT CCCAGGGATGGGGAGCCTGTGGTGACAGTGCTAGCCCAGGGGCCAGTCAGGGTGAAGGAGAGTCACTTCTCGAGGCCTCGTGGCAGCTGCGATCTGCTCCGAGCTCCCAGTCGCTTCCCAGTGCCCCAGAGCAGGGTGGTGCTGCGGGAGATCTCTGTTGTCTGGCATCTATACGGGGGGAAAGACTTTGGCGGCAAGCCCATATCCATACATGCCCAGCAGGCAAAccg aGGTCGTTCGACCCCTGCTGGTATTCGTGGGTCCCCCTCTCGCTCTGCGGCTTCCTCTCGCCCCCAGAACTCCTGGCGGTGGGCGGGAGGCACCGGCCGCCAGCACACACTGCTGATGGAGATCCAGCTCACCAAG GTTTCCTTCCAGCATGAGTCCTACCAACAGGCAGTAGCAGGGCCGGACGGGGAGGTGTCGCTGCCAGCCGTGGTCACAGCCGGTCCCTTCAACGAGCAGCCCCTCTCCAGGCAGGTGTTCATCGTCCAGGAGCTGGAAGTTCGAGACCGACTGGCCTCCTCACAACTCAACAAATTCCTCTACCTCTACACCAGCGAGAGCATGCCCCGCCGAGCCCACTCCAGCATG cTGACAGTGAAGGCCCTGCAGCTGTGCCCAGAGTCTGGCCTTGGTGGTCCAGAGTGCTGTCTTCGGGTCAGTCTGCTGCCACTACGACTGAACATCGATCAG GATGCACTTTTCTTCCTTAAGGACTTTTTCAGTAATCTGGCTTCCTATGTTAACCCTTACCTGCCTGTGGACCCTGCAACTGAAG TGAAGGCAGACCCATCCCCGAAGGCGTctgaggagggagaggcagcTGCTGGTCTGGGACCTGACCTCACAGCATCCGTTGAAACTACCTTCAGTGAGCAgagctcctcctctgcaggttccacttcctcctctgaccAGCCAATCTACTTCCG GGAGTTTCGTTTCACCTCTGAAGTGCCTATCTGGCTGGATTATCAGGGCAAACATGTTGTCATTGAACAG GGAACGTTTGCAGGGATCCTGATTGGCCTGGCTCAGTTAAACTGTTCAGAGCTGAAGCTAAAGAGTCTCTGCTGCAGACATGG TCTCCTTGGTGTGGACAAAGTGATCCAGTACGCCGTCACAGAGTGGCTCACAGACATCCGGAAGAACCAGCTGCCGGGGCTTCTGGGAGGCGTTGGCCCTATGCACTCAGTTGTCCAGCTCT TCCACGGAGTGAGGGATCTCTTCTGGTTGCCCATAGAGCAGTACAGGAAAGACGGACGCATTATCCGAGGTCTCCAGAGGGGGGCAGCATCCTTCGGGACCTCAACAGCATCAGCTGCTCTGGAGCTCAGCAACAGACTAGTGCAGGCCATACAG GCCACCGCAGAGACGGTGTACGACATCCTTTCGCCAACACCACCTCTGAATCGCTACGCCATCACTGAGGGCCGGGCCCCCTCCAGCCGACCCCGCAGAGCCGCCCAGCCTGCTGACCTCAGAGAGGGTGTGGCCAAAGCCTATGACACAGTCAGAGAG ggAGTGATGGACACGGCTCAGACTCTGTGCGATGTAGCATCCCGCGGCCACGAACAAAAGGGTCTGCCTGGTGCTGTGGGCGGTGTCCTGCGGCAGATCCCTCCCACTGTGGTCCGACCTTTGATAGTGGCGTCCGAAGCCACGTCCAATCTGCTCGGTGGCATGAGGAACCAGATCAAACCAGACGCCCGGAAGGAGGATTTCCTGAAGTGGCGCACGGAAGATGGTCAAGAATGA